The Streptomyces sp. NBC_01275 genome has a segment encoding these proteins:
- a CDS encoding ABC transporter ATP-binding protein, producing MSAHTSPAIELRGASKVFRTPSGAPHTAVRDLDLTVGRGEFVAVVGPTGCGKSTTLTLVSGLEEPTQGEVLVAGQPVRGVGDKVGFVFQQDATFPWRTVLSNVMAGPRFRGVPKAEAKRQAREWLARVGLAAFEDRYPHQLSGGQRKRVALAATFVNDPEILLMDEPFSALDVQTRALMSDELLELWEGTGASVVFVTHDLEESIALADKVVVMTAGPATVKHVFDIDLPRPRKVEAVRLEPRFIEIYREIWESLGEEVRITRERSASHVA from the coding sequence ATGAGCGCACACACCAGCCCCGCCATCGAGCTGCGGGGTGCGAGCAAGGTCTTCAGGACCCCGTCGGGGGCCCCGCACACGGCCGTGCGGGACCTCGACCTCACGGTCGGCCGCGGCGAGTTCGTGGCCGTCGTCGGACCGACCGGCTGCGGCAAGTCGACCACGCTGACCCTGGTCAGCGGCCTGGAAGAGCCCACCCAGGGCGAGGTTCTGGTCGCCGGGCAGCCCGTGCGGGGCGTCGGCGACAAGGTCGGCTTCGTCTTCCAGCAGGATGCGACGTTCCCCTGGCGCACGGTCCTGTCCAACGTGATGGCGGGCCCGCGTTTCCGGGGCGTGCCCAAGGCGGAGGCGAAGCGGCAGGCACGCGAGTGGCTGGCCCGGGTCGGGCTCGCCGCCTTCGAGGACCGCTACCCGCACCAGCTCTCCGGCGGTCAGCGCAAGCGCGTCGCCCTCGCCGCGACCTTTGTCAACGACCCGGAGATCCTGCTCATGGACGAGCCGTTCTCGGCGCTCGACGTGCAGACCCGGGCCCTGATGTCGGACGAGCTCCTCGAGCTGTGGGAGGGCACCGGCGCGTCCGTCGTCTTCGTCACCCACGACCTGGAGGAGTCCATCGCGCTGGCCGACAAGGTCGTCGTCATGACCGCGGGGCCCGCCACCGTGAAGCACGTCTTCGACATCGACCTGCCGCGGCCCCGCAAGGTCGAGGCGGTGCGTCTGGAGCCGCGGTTCATCGAGATCTACCGCGAGATCTGGGAGTCCCTCGGCGAAGAGGTCCGCATCACCCGCGAGAGGAGTGCCTCCCATGTCGCCTGA
- a CDS encoding ABC transporter permease, producing the protein MSPDVLSTPVVDTVKTPDRAHSRARAARRRKILVSVCRLLLLVAVLGLWEGLSRAKVIDPFNFSMPSKIWDQIHTWVTHGTALGSLGEQIWYTLHEALLGWVIGVAAGVVCGIALGRIAFLADVLGPYIKVLNSIPRIVLAPIFVIWFGLGPASKVASAVVLVFFPVFFNAFQGAREVDRNLVANARILGASDRRVTLQVVVPSATSWIFTSLHVSFGFALIGAIVGEYIGATKGIGLLVAQSQGTFNAAGVYAAMVILAVVALVAEGLLTFAESRIFRWKPAGSDH; encoded by the coding sequence ATGTCGCCTGACGTCCTCAGCACACCGGTCGTCGACACGGTCAAGACGCCGGATCGCGCGCACTCACGCGCGCGTGCCGCACGCAGACGCAAGATCCTCGTCAGCGTGTGCCGCCTGCTGCTCCTGGTGGCGGTGCTCGGCCTCTGGGAGGGGCTCTCCCGGGCCAAGGTCATCGACCCGTTCAACTTCTCGATGCCCTCGAAGATCTGGGACCAGATCCACACCTGGGTGACGCACGGGACCGCCCTCGGCTCCCTGGGCGAACAGATCTGGTACACGCTCCACGAGGCGCTGCTCGGCTGGGTCATCGGGGTGGCCGCCGGGGTCGTGTGCGGGATCGCGCTCGGGCGCATCGCCTTCCTAGCCGACGTCCTTGGTCCATACATCAAGGTGCTCAACTCCATACCCAGGATCGTCCTGGCGCCGATCTTCGTGATCTGGTTCGGACTCGGCCCCGCCTCCAAGGTCGCCTCGGCGGTCGTGCTGGTGTTCTTCCCGGTCTTCTTCAACGCCTTCCAGGGAGCCCGCGAGGTCGACCGCAACCTCGTGGCCAACGCCCGCATCCTCGGCGCGAGCGACCGCAGGGTGACCCTTCAGGTGGTCGTCCCGTCCGCCACGTCATGGATCTTCACCAGCCTCCACGTCAGCTTCGGCTTCGCCCTCATCGGCGCCATCGTCGGCGAGTACATCGGCGCGACCAAGGGCATCGGTCTGCTCGTCGCGCAGTCCCAGGGCACCTTCAACGCGGCCGGCGTGTACGCCGCGATGGTCATCCTCGCCGTCGTCGCACTCGTCGCCGAGGGACTGCTGACCTTCGCCGAGAGCCGCATCTTCCGGTGGAAGCCGGCGGGCTCGGACCACTGA
- a CDS encoding ABC transporter substrate-binding protein → MRITARYTALAAAGLLALSSLTACANDAASTASTGSGSKGDGKGTKVKIMVGGLDKVIYLPAMLTQRLGYFDAEGLDVELLSEPAGVQAETALVSGQVQGAVGFYDHTLDLQVKGKAVESVVQFSHAPGEVEIVSTKAEDDITSPKDFKGKKLGVTGLGSSTDFLTKYLAVKNGVKVSEFTPVAVGAGPTFIAALQQGAIDGGMTTDPTVATILDKKAGKVLLDMRTPQGSEDALGGPYPSSSLYMQTDWVNSHKDTVQKLANAFVKTLKWMSTHGATDIADKMPADYSQGSKLLYAVAIKNTLPMFTDDGVMPKDGPETVEKVLKAFNPTIQNATVDLSKTYTTEFVDKATG, encoded by the coding sequence ATGCGCATCACCGCCAGATACACCGCCCTGGCCGCCGCCGGCCTGCTGGCCCTCTCCTCGCTCACCGCCTGCGCCAACGACGCGGCCTCCACCGCCTCCACCGGCTCCGGCAGCAAGGGGGACGGCAAGGGGACGAAGGTCAAGATCATGGTCGGCGGCCTGGACAAGGTCATCTACCTGCCCGCGATGCTCACCCAGCGCCTGGGCTACTTCGACGCCGAGGGACTCGACGTCGAGCTGCTGAGCGAGCCGGCCGGCGTGCAGGCCGAGACCGCGCTCGTCTCCGGCCAGGTCCAGGGCGCCGTCGGCTTCTACGACCACACCCTCGACCTTCAGGTGAAGGGCAAGGCGGTCGAGTCCGTCGTGCAGTTCTCGCACGCTCCCGGCGAGGTGGAGATCGTCTCCACCAAGGCGGAGGACGACATCACCTCGCCCAAGGACTTCAAGGGCAAGAAGCTCGGCGTCACCGGCCTCGGGTCCTCGACCGACTTCCTCACCAAGTACCTCGCCGTCAAGAACGGCGTGAAGGTCAGCGAGTTCACGCCGGTCGCCGTGGGCGCGGGGCCGACCTTCATCGCGGCGCTCCAGCAGGGCGCGATCGACGGCGGCATGACGACCGACCCGACCGTGGCGACCATCCTCGACAAGAAGGCGGGGAAGGTCCTCCTCGACATGCGCACTCCGCAGGGCTCCGAGGACGCGCTCGGCGGGCCGTATCCGTCGTCAAGCCTGTACATGCAGACGGACTGGGTCAACAGTCACAAGGACACGGTCCAGAAGTTGGCCAATGCATTCGTCAAGACGCTCAAGTGGATGTCCACCCACGGCGCGACCGACATAGCTGACAAGATGCCGGCGGACTACTCCCAGGGCAGCAAGCTGCTGTACGCGGTGGCCATCAAGAACACGCTGCCGATGTTCACCGACGACGGCGTGATGCCCAAGGACGGCCCCGAGACCGTGGAGAAGGTCCTCAAGGCGTTCAACCCCACCATCCAGAACGCCACGGTGGACCTGAGCAAGACCTACACGACCGAGTTCGTGGACAAGGCGACAGGGTGA
- a CDS encoding response regulator, which translates to MIEVLVVDDDTRVARVNAAYVEKVPGFHVAGEAHNAADALRQLELLPHLDLVLLDHYLPDETGLEVVQEMRRRGHQTDVIMVTAARDVTTVQAAMRHGALQYLVKPFAFAGLRAKLEAYADLRRTLDGGGEAEQADVDRIFGALSAPSEPGLPKGHSPTTAELVRQSLMNAEGPLSAQEIADRTGVSRQTAQRYLKLLERTGRARLTLKYGDAGRPEHRYVWATRA; encoded by the coding sequence ATGATCGAGGTCCTGGTGGTGGACGACGACACCAGAGTCGCCCGGGTCAACGCCGCCTACGTCGAGAAGGTGCCGGGCTTCCATGTCGCCGGCGAGGCGCACAACGCGGCCGACGCCCTGCGCCAGCTCGAACTGCTGCCCCATCTGGATCTGGTCCTGCTGGACCACTATCTGCCCGACGAGACGGGTCTCGAGGTCGTCCAGGAGATGCGCCGGCGCGGCCACCAGACCGACGTGATCATGGTGACCGCGGCGCGGGACGTCACCACGGTGCAGGCCGCGATGCGCCACGGCGCCCTGCAGTACCTGGTGAAACCGTTCGCCTTCGCGGGCCTGCGCGCCAAGCTGGAGGCGTACGCCGATCTGCGCCGCACCCTGGACGGCGGCGGCGAGGCCGAGCAGGCCGACGTCGACCGCATCTTCGGCGCCCTGTCCGCGCCCTCGGAGCCCGGGCTGCCCAAAGGGCACTCCCCCACCACCGCCGAGCTCGTACGCCAGTCCCTGATGAACGCCGAAGGGCCCCTGTCGGCCCAGGAGATCGCGGATCGGACGGGAGTGAGCCGACAGACCGCCCAGCGCTATCTGAAGCTCCTGGAGCGCACGGGGAGGGCCCGGCTGACCCTGAAGTACGGCGACGCGGGCCGCCCGGAACACCGCTACGTGTGGGCGACCCGCGCCTGA
- a CDS encoding sensor histidine kinase: MSPSPPARRLRLGMPRRMFSQLLLMQLAITAGVVVLATGLFLAPLGDQLDDQAMSRALAIAQTTAAVPQIAEDLRTTAPTVDGPVQQEAERIRKASGAEYVVVMDLNGTRWSHTDPKQVGGHVSTDPSQALAGKDVMEIDNGTLGRSARGKVPLRDSDGTIVGAVSVGIEYNSVRARLIHAIPGLFAYAGGALAVGALAAWLISRRVQRQTRDLAFSDISALLAEREAMLHGIREGVVALDRAGRVRLLNDEAQRLLGIGEEAVGRSPDEALGEGRTADVLAGRVTGTDLIAVRGHRVLVVNRMPTDDDGAVATLRDRTELEQLGRELDSTHGLIDALRAQDHEHANRMHTLLGLLELEMYDDAVDFVGEVVGDHRVTAEQVTEKIGDPLLAALLVGKATVAAERGVALWVSDRTRLPDRLVDPRGLVTVVGNLVDNALDAVAGTPHARVEIELRAEGRTAVLRVCDTGPGIPAEQRELVFTEGWSTKKPPAHGKRGIGLSLVRRLAERQGGSAAVGEATGGGAEFTVVLPEALAEPAPESAPESALTGPLEPALAAPARSTAEEDTR; this comes from the coding sequence ATGAGCCCCTCTCCCCCCGCCCGTCGCCTGCGCCTCGGCATGCCGCGGCGCATGTTCTCGCAGCTCCTGCTCATGCAGCTGGCGATCACCGCGGGGGTCGTGGTGCTCGCGACCGGGCTGTTCCTGGCCCCGCTCGGCGACCAGCTGGACGACCAGGCGATGAGCCGCGCGCTGGCCATCGCGCAGACCACCGCGGCGGTGCCGCAGATCGCCGAGGATCTGCGCACCACAGCCCCGACGGTCGACGGCCCGGTGCAGCAGGAGGCCGAACGGATCCGCAAGGCCAGCGGCGCGGAGTACGTCGTGGTGATGGACCTCAACGGCACGCGTTGGTCGCACACCGACCCCAAGCAGGTCGGCGGCCATGTCTCCACGGACCCGAGCCAGGCCCTGGCCGGCAAGGACGTGATGGAGATCGACAACGGCACCCTGGGGCGCTCCGCCCGCGGCAAGGTCCCCCTGCGCGACAGCGACGGCACGATCGTCGGAGCGGTCTCGGTCGGCATCGAGTACAACAGCGTGCGGGCCCGCCTGATCCACGCCATCCCGGGGCTGTTCGCGTACGCGGGCGGCGCACTCGCCGTGGGCGCGCTGGCCGCCTGGCTGATCTCCCGCCGCGTCCAGCGGCAGACCCGTGACCTGGCCTTCTCCGATATCTCGGCGCTGCTCGCCGAGCGCGAGGCGATGCTGCACGGCATCCGGGAAGGCGTCGTCGCCCTGGACCGGGCCGGCCGCGTCCGGCTGCTCAACGACGAGGCCCAGCGCCTCCTGGGCATCGGGGAGGAGGCGGTCGGCCGCTCCCCCGACGAGGCGCTCGGGGAGGGCCGTACGGCCGACGTGCTGGCCGGCCGGGTGACCGGCACGGATCTGATCGCCGTCCGCGGGCACCGCGTCCTGGTCGTCAACCGGATGCCCACCGACGACGACGGCGCCGTGGCCACCCTGCGCGACCGCACCGAGCTGGAGCAGCTCGGCCGCGAGCTGGACTCCACGCACGGCCTGATCGACGCGCTGCGCGCCCAGGACCATGAACACGCCAATCGCATGCACACGTTGCTCGGCCTGCTCGAACTGGAGATGTACGACGACGCCGTGGACTTCGTCGGAGAGGTGGTCGGCGACCACCGGGTCACCGCGGAGCAGGTGACCGAGAAGATCGGGGACCCGCTGCTCGCCGCCCTGCTGGTCGGCAAGGCCACCGTCGCGGCGGAGCGCGGGGTCGCCCTGTGGGTCTCGGACCGCACCCGGCTGCCCGACCGGCTGGTCGATCCGCGCGGGCTGGTCACCGTCGTGGGCAACCTCGTGGACAACGCGCTCGACGCCGTCGCGGGCACCCCCCACGCGCGCGTGGAGATCGAACTGCGCGCCGAGGGCCGCACCGCCGTCCTCAGGGTGTGCGACACCGGGCCCGGGATCCCGGCCGAGCAGCGGGAGCTGGTCTTCACCGAGGGCTGGTCCACGAAGAAGCCGCCGGCGCACGGCAAGCGGGGCATCGGGCTCTCCCTGGTCCGCAGGCTCGCCGAGCGGCAGGGCGGCAGCGCCGCGGTCGGCGAGGCGACCGGCGGGGGCGCGGAGTTCACCGTCGTCCTGCCGGAGGCGCTGGCCGAGCCCGCACCGGAATCCGCACCGGAATCCGCTCTGACAGGCCCCCTGGAGCCCGCTCTGGCCGCACCGGCGCGGAGCACGGCCGAGGAGGACACGCGATGA
- a CDS encoding sucrase ferredoxin: protein MSTCATVSRDLDEPLSGTAATATTWLLLEQPGPWGADALVSSHLDRALGRALEAAVRDTGVRIALIRRPGRHADFGAPPLRQVYAAHTAPGKTWLRSAATHDPGQLLDIDFAALGRGDHHTFDTAVRGRAHTGDPLALVCTNGKRDRCCALLGRPLAAELAASGVAGAWEVTHLGGHRFSPTLLVLPYGYAYGRAEAHTVKEVLHGVQEGRIVLEGCRGRSAWERPGQAAELAVRGVTGEDAAEALGVVLTAGEAPRWEVTVAHTDGRRWRVVVAQVASQPPRAESCGASVLGSPGRMDVVAVEELPATQKPAATHARTAAHEPTAAHARTATHRLTATAR, encoded by the coding sequence GTGAGTACGTGCGCGACCGTCTCGCGGGACCTCGACGAGCCCCTGTCCGGAACCGCGGCCACGGCAACGACCTGGCTCCTGCTGGAACAGCCCGGCCCTTGGGGCGCCGACGCGCTGGTCTCGAGCCACCTGGACCGAGCGCTGGGCCGCGCCCTGGAGGCGGCCGTGCGGGACACGGGCGTACGGATCGCGCTCATCCGGCGTCCCGGACGTCACGCGGACTTCGGCGCGCCGCCGCTGCGCCAGGTGTACGCGGCCCACACGGCCCCCGGGAAGACGTGGCTGCGCAGCGCCGCGACCCACGATCCGGGGCAGCTGCTGGACATCGACTTCGCCGCGCTCGGCCGGGGCGACCACCACACCTTCGACACCGCGGTCCGGGGCCGTGCCCACACCGGGGATCCGCTCGCCCTCGTCTGCACCAACGGCAAGCGCGACCGCTGCTGCGCCCTGCTCGGCCGCCCGCTCGCCGCCGAACTCGCCGCGTCGGGGGTGGCGGGCGCCTGGGAGGTCACTCATCTGGGCGGACATCGCTTCTCCCCCACACTGCTCGTCCTGCCGTACGGCTACGCGTACGGGCGCGCCGAGGCCCACACCGTCAAGGAGGTCCTGCACGGCGTCCAGGAGGGCCGGATCGTCCTGGAGGGGTGCCGAGGACGTTCGGCCTGGGAGCGGCCCGGCCAGGCGGCGGAGCTGGCCGTGCGCGGGGTGACCGGCGAGGACGCGGCAGAGGCGCTCGGCGTCGTCCTCACCGCCGGGGAGGCGCCGCGCTGGGAGGTGACCGTCGCGCACACCGACGGACGCCGCTGGCGGGTCGTCGTGGCCCAGGTCGCGTCGCAGCCGCCGCGCGCGGAGAGCTGCGGGGCGTCGGTCCTCGGTTCACCCGGGCGGATGGACGTGGTGGCGGTGGAGGAGTTGCCGGCGACGCAGAAGCCGGCAGCGACGCACGCGCGGACAGCAGCGCACGAGCCGACAGCGGCGCACGCGCGGACGGCGACGCACCGGCTGACGGCGACGGCGCGCTGA
- a CDS encoding citrate synthase — MRDQDPGPGRPDRRLSTKEAAELLGVKPETVYAYVSRGRLSSRRVSGGRGSTFDAEEVGALARRNRRESAGSPGSGADLSVRTRLTFIDTDRYYFRGVDATELAARHSYEEVAEWLWTGRMHPGAAFTAPEPSVEAARHAVAALPEHTGPVDRLRVAAIAASVADPLRYDLSEEAVLGTARILIPTLVAALPPKPLTYQDEDREQHPDEGSLARRLWRRLSGRPAEQARLRVLDTALGLLADHDLAASTLAVRVAASARAHAYAAVSAGLGVIEGPLHGAASGLAHRLLLEVLDLGTAAPVIAEELRAGRRIPGLGHRLYPGEDPRARALFALLEDIPDAAPALAAARDIAATTARHAPLHANVDLALAVFTASCGMEASAGETIFAVARTAGWIAHTLEEYGERPLRMRPSGHYVGPQPPRPLPT; from the coding sequence ATGCGCGATCAAGACCCCGGCCCCGGCCGCCCCGACCGACGGCTGAGCACCAAGGAGGCCGCCGAACTGCTCGGTGTGAAACCCGAGACCGTGTACGCGTACGTCAGCCGCGGCCGGCTCAGCAGCCGGCGGGTGTCCGGCGGCCGGGGCAGCACCTTCGACGCCGAGGAGGTCGGGGCGCTCGCCCGGCGCAACAGGCGGGAGAGCGCCGGGAGTCCAGGATCGGGCGCCGACCTGTCCGTACGCACCCGCCTCACGTTCATCGACACGGACCGGTACTACTTCCGGGGCGTCGACGCGACCGAGTTGGCCGCCCGGCACTCCTACGAAGAGGTCGCCGAGTGGCTGTGGACCGGCCGGATGCACCCCGGAGCCGCCTTCACCGCGCCGGAGCCCTCGGTCGAGGCCGCCCGCCACGCGGTCGCCGCGCTGCCCGAGCACACCGGCCCCGTCGACCGGTTGCGGGTCGCCGCCATCGCCGCCTCGGTCGCGGACCCCCTGCGCTACGACCTGTCCGAGGAGGCCGTGCTCGGCACCGCGCGCATCCTGATCCCCACCCTAGTCGCCGCCCTCCCGCCGAAGCCGCTCACCTACCAAGACGAGGACCGGGAACAGCACCCGGACGAGGGCTCCCTGGCCCGCCGCCTGTGGAGGCGGCTCAGCGGGCGGCCTGCCGAGCAGGCGCGGCTGCGCGTGCTGGACACGGCGCTGGGCCTGCTCGCCGACCACGACCTGGCCGCCTCGACGCTCGCGGTGCGCGTCGCCGCGTCGGCCCGGGCACACGCCTACGCGGCCGTCTCCGCCGGGCTCGGCGTCATCGAGGGACCGCTGCACGGCGCGGCGAGCGGCCTCGCCCACCGCCTGCTGCTCGAGGTGCTGGACCTCGGCACGGCCGCCCCCGTGATCGCGGAGGAGCTGCGCGCGGGCCGCCGGATCCCGGGCCTCGGCCACCGGCTCTACCCCGGCGAGGACCCACGCGCGCGTGCCCTCTTCGCCCTCCTGGAGGACATCCCCGACGCCGCGCCCGCGCTCGCCGCGGCCCGCGACATCGCGGCGACGACCGCCCGGCACGCCCCGCTGCACGCCAACGTGGACCTGGCGCTGGCGGTGTTCACCGCGTCCTGCGGGATGGAGGCCTCGGCGGGCGAGACGATCTTCGCCGTCGCCCGTACGGCGGGCTGGATCGCCCACACCCTGGAGGAGTACGGCGAGCGCCCGCTCCGTATGCGCCCCAGCGGCCACTACGTGGGCCCTCAGCCGCCCCGACCGCTGCCGACGTAG
- a CDS encoding DUF6082 family protein, whose amino-acid sequence MATQKSGVRGLGAVAAAAAGMAAGALVTMAAQRHALEALRVRLEHLERTAHSQQHTNLANQQRLHWELLSKAIDDPELAEVLDLFEAPVSTKQRRQYLYANALYTNALFYYRIGNISREEFFGYIRGILQNPVVREYWYATRHQRATIADGSDEAELGRMVDELLTQLEESDTDEWWVVGEPPST is encoded by the coding sequence ATGGCCACACAGAAATCCGGGGTCCGCGGACTCGGCGCGGTCGCCGCGGCGGCCGCCGGCATGGCCGCGGGCGCTCTCGTCACCATGGCGGCCCAGCGCCATGCGCTGGAGGCACTGCGCGTACGGCTGGAACACCTGGAACGCACCGCCCACTCCCAGCAGCACACCAACCTGGCCAACCAGCAGCGCCTGCACTGGGAACTGCTGAGCAAGGCCATCGACGACCCCGAACTGGCGGAGGTGCTGGATCTCTTCGAGGCGCCCGTGTCCACCAAGCAGCGACGTCAGTACCTCTACGCCAACGCGCTCTACACGAACGCGCTCTTTTATTACCGGATCGGCAATATCTCCCGCGAAGAGTTCTTCGGTTACATCCGGGGCATTCTGCAGAATCCTGTCGTACGGGAGTACTGGTACGCGACCAGACACCAGCGGGCCACCATTGCCGACGGCTCGGACGAGGCGGAACTCGGCCGCATGGTGGACGAACTCCTGACACAACTCGAGGAGTCCGACACGGACGAATGGTGGGTGGTCGGCGAACCTCCGAGCACCTGA
- a CDS encoding GTP-binding protein: MTQSPSPRQIPVVVLAGFLGSGKTTLLNHLLHRSGGSRIGAIVNDFGAIEIDALAVAGALGDSTVSLGNGCLCCAVDASELDVYLERLARPSAGLDVVVIEASGLAEPQELVRMVLASEHPGIVYGGLVEVVDAAEFEETRAKHPEIDRHLALADLVVVNKLDRAPDADRVLGLVRSLTDRAAVVPAAYGRIDPELLFDCRPSRERIGQLSFDDLHEHDDDPHAEHLHTGYDSLSFVSETALDPRRSMEFLDSRPEGLYRIKGYVGFGAHDPANRYVVHAVGRFLRFYPEPWPPAEPRLTQLVLIGSGIDTAALGKELDACRRDDAPHADERAMWGVLRYVQDPEEYVHGSEERVQDPEEYLPEPEEEAFPEG, encoded by the coding sequence GTGACGCAGAGCCCCAGTCCGCGGCAGATCCCGGTCGTCGTTCTCGCCGGGTTCCTCGGCTCCGGGAAGACGACCCTGCTCAACCATCTCCTGCACCGCAGCGGAGGCAGCCGGATCGGCGCGATCGTCAACGACTTCGGCGCCATCGAGATCGACGCCCTCGCCGTGGCGGGCGCGCTCGGCGACTCCACCGTCTCCCTCGGCAACGGCTGCCTGTGCTGCGCCGTCGACGCCAGTGAGCTCGACGTCTACCTCGAGCGGCTGGCCCGTCCCTCCGCCGGCCTCGACGTCGTCGTCATCGAGGCCAGCGGCCTGGCCGAACCCCAGGAGCTCGTGCGGATGGTGCTGGCCAGCGAGCACCCGGGGATCGTGTACGGCGGGCTCGTCGAGGTCGTCGACGCCGCCGAGTTCGAGGAGACCCGCGCGAAGCACCCCGAGATCGACCGGCACCTCGCGCTCGCCGACCTCGTCGTGGTCAACAAGCTCGACCGGGCGCCCGACGCCGACCGCGTCCTCGGGCTCGTCCGGTCCCTGACCGACCGGGCCGCCGTCGTCCCGGCCGCCTACGGCCGCATCGACCCCGAACTCCTCTTCGACTGCCGGCCGAGCCGGGAGCGCATCGGGCAGCTCTCCTTCGACGACCTGCACGAGCACGACGACGATCCCCACGCCGAGCACCTGCACACCGGCTACGACAGCCTGTCCTTCGTCTCCGAGACCGCCCTCGACCCGCGCCGGTCGATGGAGTTCCTCGACAGCCGGCCCGAGGGGCTGTACCGGATCAAGGGGTACGTCGGCTTCGGCGCCCACGACCCCGCCAACCGGTACGTCGTGCACGCCGTCGGCCGCTTCCTGCGCTTCTACCCGGAACCCTGGCCGCCCGCCGAGCCCCGCCTCACCCAGCTCGTCCTCATCGGCTCCGGCATCGACACCGCGGCCCTGGGCAAGGAACTCGACGCATGCCGGCGCGACGACGCCCCACATGCCGACGAGCGCGCCATGTGGGGCGTCCTGCGCTACGTACAGGATCCCGAGGAGTACGTACACGGGTCCGAGGAACGCGTACAGGATCCCGAGGAGTATCTACCGGAACCCGAGGAAGAGGCCTTCCCGGAGGGTTAG